Proteins encoded within one genomic window of Hevea brasiliensis isolate MT/VB/25A 57/8 chromosome 8, ASM3005281v1, whole genome shotgun sequence:
- the LOC110667880 gene encoding zinc finger BED domain-containing protein RICESLEEPER 2-like codes for MEGIKSKSSLCLDVCTRWNSTYLMLNAAQKFENAFDRYATIDPCFKFDLQSSDGLPDSLDWENVRRLVDFLGHFYDLTLRISGSRYVTSNIFFNEISSINCLLQEWQGSNDIELACMGDRMKVKFDKYWGDPNKMNKIIYITVVVDPRYKLEFMEFALSTVYGKEKGMELAKKIKLTVYGLFDEYKKTYQAEHGCGSNVAGNTSEKNESEGAKKKSRLNLRDQFLKDKIETGEANNKSDLDCYLNEGIKVVDAKEEFDILKWWQLNSYRFPILSIMVRDILAMPISTVASESAFSTRGRVLDPFRSSLTPKIVEALICAKDWLRKSHCCKSIEEQIADLERLEEGMRFD; via the coding sequence ATGGAGGGGATTAAAAGTAAAAGTTCTTTATGCTTAGACGTGTGCACTAGGTGGAATTCTACTTATTTGATGTTAAATGCTGCACAAAAGTTTGAAAATGCATTTGATAGATATGCTACTATAGATCCATGCTTTAAATTTGATCTTCAGTCAAGTGATGGTTTGCCAGATAGTTTGGACTGGGAAAATGTTAGGAGACTTGTAGATTTTTTGGGCCACTTTTATGATCTTACCTTGAGAATATCAGGATCTCGATATgtcacttctaatatattttttaatgagaTTAGTTCAATTAATTGTTTATTGCAAGAGTGGCAAGGGAGTAATGACATAGAATTGGCATGTATGGGTGATAGGATGAAGGTGAAATTTGATAAATATTGGGGGGATCCTAATAAgatgaataaaataatttatattacagtgGTGGTTGATCCTCGATATAAGTTGGAATTTATGGAATTTGCTCTTTCAACTGTGTATGGGAAAGAAAAGGGTATGGAATTGGCAAAGAAAATCAAATTGACTGTATATGGGTTGTTTGATGAATACAAGAAAACATATCAAGCTGAACACGGATGTGGTAGCAATGTAGCTGGGAATACAAGTGAAAAGAATGAAAGTGAAGGAGCAAAAAAGAAATCACGGTTGAATTTGAGGGATCAATTCTTAAAAGATAAAATAGAGACTGGAGAAGCTAATAACAAGTCTGACTTAGATTGCTATTTGAATGAGGGCATTAAAGtggtggatgcaaaagaagaatTTGATATACTAAAGTGGTGGCAACTTAATTCTTATAGGTTTCCCATCCTTTCAATCATGGTAAGAGATATATTGGCAATGCCTATATCTACAGTTGCTTCTGAATCAGCCTTTAGTACTAGAGGTAGAGTACTTGATCCTTTTAGAAGTTCTTTAACTCCTAAAATTGTTGAAGCATTAATATGTGCAAAAGATTGGTTGCGGAAGTCCCATTGCTGCAAATCCATTGAAGAGCAAATTGCTGACCTTGAAAGGCTTGAAGAGGGCATGCGTTTCGATTAA